One Dictyostelium discoideum AX4 chromosome 3 chromosome, whole genome shotgun sequence genomic region harbors:
- the pdhC gene encoding dihydrolipoamide acetyltransferase codes for MLRAINQNSAKVVKSLKQQLVVLEATNVVAYTGTKSFTTTKTFNNTQTKPKIFTSSNVLSFSSPSSSNVFSEILNKRSYSSKGKEITMPALSPSMTEGNIVQWKKKEGDQIKAGDVIAEVETDKATMDFQYEDGNGYLAKILIPEGTKGIEINKPIAIIVSKKEDIESAVKNYKPSSQASSTPVQEEAPKPKQEAPKKSTKTYPAHKVVGMPALSPSMETGGIASWTKKEGDQIKAGDAIAEVETDKATMDFQYEDGNGYLAKILVPGGTSGIQINQPVCIIVKNKEDCDKFADYSVEEQSSSSSSSSQESTPSSSSSSSQESTPSQSSSQQTTRKSGERIFATPAARFEASSKGYDLSAINGTGPNNRILKADVLEFVPQKQEVAQQQQQQTTTTTKKPTTPTSSGEFTDIPHSNIRKVTAARLTESKQTIPHYYLTMECRVDKLLKLRSELNAMNTVKISVNDFIVKASAAALRDNPVVNSTWTDQFIRRYHNIDINVAVNTPQGLFTPIVRGVDMKGLNSISTSVKQLAEKAQNGKLHPSEFESGTFTISNLGMLGIKQFAAVINPPQAAILAVGTTETRVVLSNKPDSPYETATILSVTLSCDHRVIDGAVGAEWLKSFKDYVENPIKLIL; via the exons ATGTTAAGAGCAATTAATCAAAATAGTGCTAAAGTTGTAAAGTCcttaaaacaacaattagtTGTCTTGGAAGCAACAAATGTAGTTGCATACACTGGTACTAAATCTTTCACCACAACAAAAACTTTCAACAATACTCAAACCAAACCAAAGATTTTCACCTCATCAaatgttttatcattttcatcaccatcatcatcaaatgttTTCAGCGAAATTTTAAACAAACGTTCTTATTCATCAAAAG GTAAAGAAATTACTATGCCAGCATTATCACCAAGTATGACTGAAGGTAATATTGTTCAatggaaaaagaaagaaggtGACCAAATTAAAGCAGGTGATGTCATTGCAGAAGTTGAAACTGATAAAGCAACTATGGATTTCCAATATGAAGATGGTAATGGTTATTTAGCTAAAATTTTAATCCCAGAAGGTACTAAaggaattgaaattaataaa cCAATTGCAATCATTGTATCAAAGAAAGAAGATATTGAGTCAGCagttaaaaattataaaccaAGTTCACAAGCTTCATCAACTCCAGTTCAAGAAGAAgcaccaaaaccaaaacaagAAGCACCAAAAAAATCAACTAAAACTT accCAGCTCATAAAGTTGTAGGTATGCCAGCATTATCACCAAGTATGGAAACTGGTGGTATTGCATCATGGACAAAGAAAGAAGGTGATCAAATTAAAGCAGGTGATGCAATTGCTGAAGTTGAAACTGATAAAGCAACTATGGATTTCCAATATGAAGATGGTAATGGTTATTTAGCAAAGATTTTAGTTCCAGGTGGTACATCTGGTATTCAAATTAATCAACCAGTTTGTATTATAGTAAAGAACAAAGAAGATTGTGATAAATTTGCTGATTATTCAGTTGAAgaacaatcatcatcatcatcatcatcatcacaagaATCAActccatcatcatcatcatcatcatcacaagaatcaacaccatcacaatcatcatcacaacaaACTACACGTAAATCTGGTGAAAGAATTTTCGCTACACCAGCAGCAAGATTTGAGGCATCATCAAAAGGATATGATCTTTCAGCAATCAATGGTACTGGTCCAAATAATAGAATTCTTAAAGCTGATGTTTTAGAATTTGTACCACAAAAACAAGAAGTtgctcaacaacaacaacaacaaactactaccaccactaaaAAACCAACTACACCAACTTCATCAGGTGAATTCACTGATATTCCACATAGTAATATTCGTAAGGTTACTGCAGCTCGTCTTACAGAATCAAAACAAACCATTCCACATTATTATCTCACAATGGAATGTCGTGTTGATAAACTCTTAAAACTTCGTTCAGAATTGAATGCAATGAACACTGTTAAAATCTCTGTCAATGATTTCATTGTTAAAGCATCCGCTGCCGCCCTTCGTGATAATCCAGTCGTAAATTCAACATGGACCGATCAATTCATTAGAAGATATCACAACATTGATATCAACGTTGCCGTCAATACACCACAAGGTTTATTCACTCCAATCGTTAGAGGTGTCGATATGAAAGGTCTCAACTCTATCTCAACCTCTGTTAAACAATTGGCTGAAAAAGCTCAAAATGGTAAATTACACCCATCCGAATTTGAAAGTGGTACTTTCACTATCTCTAACTTGGGTATGCTCGGTATTAAACAATTCGCAGCAGTCATCAATCCACCACAAGCTGCTATCTTGGCCGTTGGTACCACAGAAACTCGTGTCGTTTTAAGCAATAAACCAGACTCACCATATGAAACCGCTACCATTTTATCCGTTACCTTAAGTTGTGATCATCGTGTTATCGATGGTGCTGTAGGTGCTGAATGGTTAAAGAGCTTCAAAGATTATGTTGAAAATCCAATCAAATTAAtcttataa